Part of the bacterium genome, CTCGCGCGACCGCACCGTCGAGATCGTCCGCGCCATCAACCGTGAGGAGCCGCGGGTCAAGCTCGTGCGCTTCCGGCGCAACTTCGGCCAGACGGCGGCGCTCGCCGCCGGCTTCGACTACGCCTCCGGCGAGGTGGTCGTCACGATGGACGGCGACCTCCAGAACGACCCGGCGGACATCCCGCGGCTGGTGGCGAAGATCGGCGAGGGCTACGACCTGGTCAACGGTTGGCGCGTCAAGCGCAAGGACACGTTCCTGACGCGGCGGCTGCCGTCGATCGTGGCCAACGCGCTGATCTCGCGGATCACCGGCGTGCGCCTGCACGACTACGGCTGCACCCTCAAGGCCTTCCGGCACGAGGTCGCCAAGAGCGTCAGCCTCTACGGCGAGCTGCACCGCTTCATCCCGGCGATCGCCTCGGGCATGGGCGTGGAGGTCGCGGAGCTGCCGGTCAACCACCACCCGCGCACGACCGGCACCTCGAAGTACGGCCTCTTCCGGACGGTGAAGGTGCTGCTCGACCTGATCACGGTGAAGTTCCTGCTGTCGTACTCGACGCGGCCGATCCACGTCTTCGGGCTCATCGGCCTGATCAGCGGCGGGCTCGGCGTCGGCATCGGCGGCTGGCTCTCGTACCAGAAGCTCTTCCTCGGCGTCGGGCTCTCCAACCGGCCGCTGCTCTTCCTCGCCATCCTGCTCGTGATCGTCGGCGTGCAGTTCATCACCATGGGGCTGCTCGCGGAGCTGCAGACGCGCATCTACCACGAGTCGCAGAAGCGCCCGACCTACACCGTCCGCGAGACGCTCGGGATCTAGCAGGCCGCCGATAGCGGCCCATCTGCGGCCGGGCCTGGTGATCCATGTCACACCCCGCGGCCTGATTCCGGGCTTATGGTGCCCACTGACGGCGACAACCATCCCGGAGGTGACGCATGGCACGGTTCAGGAAGATGCTTCTCCCGGTCGCGCTGTTGGCTGCCGCGCTCCACGGCACGATCATCACCGGCTGCGGCGGCGGCTCCTCGCCGAGCACGCCCTCGGGCAGCGCGGAGGTGCGGATGAAGTTCGGCGGGCCCCAGGCCGCGCGTGTCGCGGTGGCCGGCGCCCGCTCCGCTTCGGTGGCCGGAGCGCAGGTGTTCGTCGACGGGGTCGTCGTGGGGGTCACCGACGCCAACGGCGAAATCGTCCTGCAGCTGGCGCCGGGGACCCATACGATCACCGTGGCGGCCGGCGGCGTCACGAGCAAGGCGTTCAAGGTCACGGTTGCCGAGGGCGATGTCGTCACGCTCGAGGTCGAGATGGAGCCGGACGGTACGCTCGTCGTCGACAAGGACATCGATCACGACGGCGACTACGACCAGGACGACGACGCCGATGACGACGATGACCACGACGGCGACAAGAACGGCGGCGACGACGACAACGGCGACGACGACACCGATGACGCCGACGAGGGCGCGAACGCCAAGTAGGGCAGATCGGCGCGCGCGTCCGCGGCGAAGCAGCGGGCCCCGGCCGGCCTGACGTCTCCGAGTTCACGACCCGGGAGGAGCGCGCATCTCCCGGGTCGCTATTGCCTCCGGCGGGCTTCCGCTGCTGTCGGCCCGTGCCCCGCCCGCGGTGCCAACCCTTGTCTGGGCCCGTGAAAGCCATTAGAATCTGAAAACTTATGGGCCAGGAGCACCTGAAGTTCAGGGCGGTCAGGGGCACGCGGGACGTCCTCCCGCCGGAGACGGCGCGCTGGCGGCGCATCGAGCGCACTTTCCGCGAGGTCTTCGAGCGCTACGGCTACGACGAGGTCCGGGTGCCGATCTTCGAGGAGACCACGCTCTTCGCGCGCGGTCTCGGGGACGCGAGCGACATCGTCGAGAAGGAGATGTACACCTTCCCGGACAAGGGCGGCCACTCGCTGACGCTGCGCCCGGAGGGGACGGCGGGCGTCGTCCGCGCCTTCCTCGAGAACGGCCTCGACAAGCTCCCGCCGCCCGTCAAGCTCTGGTACGCGGGGCCGATGTTCCGCTACGAGCGGCCGCAGAAGGGACGCCAGCGCCAGTTCCACCAGATCGGCGCGGAGTTCTTCGGGGTCGCCGGGCCGGAGGCGGACGCGGAGCTGCTCGAGATGGTGCACGCGGCCTTCGCGGCGCTGGGCCTGCCCGGCCTCGCGCTGCAGATCAACTCGCTCGGCGACGCGGCGTGCCGGCCCGCGTACCGCGAGGCGCTGCTGGCGTACTTCCGGCCGCACGCGGCGGAGCTGTGCGAGAACTGCCGCCGCCGGCTGGAGGCCAACCCGCTGCGGGTGCTCGA contains:
- a CDS encoding glycosyltransferase family 2 protein, producing the protein MQTAEKPWSLGLSVVIPVYNEEGSVGELARRLTEVLAAMGPTWEVIFVDDGSRDRTVEIVRAINREEPRVKLVRFRRNFGQTAALAAGFDYASGEVVVTMDGDLQNDPADIPRLVAKIGEGYDLVNGWRVKRKDTFLTRRLPSIVANALISRITGVRLHDYGCTLKAFRHEVAKSVSLYGELHRFIPAIASGMGVEVAELPVNHHPRTTGTSKYGLFRTVKVLLDLITVKFLLSYSTRPIHVFGLIGLISGGLGVGIGGWLSYQKLFLGVGLSNRPLLFLAILLVIVGVQFITMGLLAELQTRIYHESQKRPTYTVRETLGI
- a CDS encoding carboxypeptidase regulatory-like domain-containing protein is translated as MARFRKMLLPVALLAAALHGTIITGCGGGSSPSTPSGSAEVRMKFGGPQAARVAVAGARSASVAGAQVFVDGVVVGVTDANGEIVLQLAPGTHTITVAAGGVTSKAFKVTVAEGDVVTLEVEMEPDGTLVVDKDIDHDGDYDQDDDADDDDDHDGDKNGGDDDNGDDDTDDADEGANAK